In one Vulgatibacter incomptus genomic region, the following are encoded:
- a CDS encoding SprT-like domain-containing protein: MATRTARQLALPNQHSTSRRQASARQAAASAADVGRGAAAHSEKLERAAALADRLSTLLDERVRLTITDNTSTMISFRRSRSLVAIRVHQMFLDAPANVVQALADYASRRPSHAGQVIDDFVKRNESRVRRARVRRQAQGLDPFGRVHDLKEMFDKLNARYFAGRVDARIGWGREAPDRRRRSIKMGTYFHESRVIRIHPALDREEVPAYFVRFVIFHEMLHQAVPPQLIGGRRVAHSPEFRACESAYPDFERALAWERENLGLLLGRHGRRQRTFDPDDLLA; this comes from the coding sequence ATGGCAACCCGGACCGCTCGCCAGCTTGCGCTGCCGAACCAGCATTCTACGTCCAGGCGCCAGGCGTCCGCCCGCCAGGCCGCCGCCTCTGCGGCCGACGTGGGGCGCGGTGCCGCAGCCCATTCGGAGAAGCTGGAGCGCGCCGCCGCCCTCGCCGATCGGTTGTCGACCCTCCTCGACGAGCGGGTCCGCCTCACGATCACCGACAACACCTCCACGATGATCTCGTTTCGGCGGAGCCGGAGCCTGGTGGCCATCCGCGTCCACCAGATGTTCCTCGACGCGCCGGCGAACGTCGTCCAGGCCCTCGCCGACTACGCCTCCCGGCGGCCCAGCCACGCGGGGCAGGTGATCGACGACTTCGTGAAGCGGAACGAGTCCCGGGTCCGCCGGGCGCGGGTGCGCCGGCAGGCCCAGGGCCTCGACCCGTTCGGTCGCGTGCACGATCTGAAGGAGATGTTCGACAAGCTCAACGCCCGCTACTTCGCCGGGCGGGTCGACGCGCGGATCGGTTGGGGGCGCGAAGCCCCCGACAGGCGTCGGCGGTCCATCAAGATGGGCACCTACTTCCACGAGTCGCGCGTGATCCGGATCCACCCGGCGCTCGATCGCGAGGAGGTCCCCGCCTACTTCGTGCGCTTCGTGATCTTCCACGAGATGCTGCACCAGGCGGTGCCGCCCCAGCTCATTGGCGGCCGCCGCGTCGCCCACTCCCCGGAGTTTCGCGCCTGCGAGTCGGCCTACCCCGACTTCGAGCGGGCGCTCGCCTGGGAGCGCGAGAACCTCGGCCTCCTGCTGGGCCGCCATGGCCGCCGCCAGCGGACCTTCGACCCCGACGATCTCCTCGCCTGA
- a CDS encoding NFACT RNA binding domain-containing protein, whose translation MSLSASELAAVVAELQPFAGGTIQKIWAATPRTVVFELRVPGETHQLLVSADPDETRLHGVLDRPPSPASPLPIQNLLRARLLPSRLVAIEAVPDERIARLRFETPGGEMHLEAELTGRHGNLILVGADGRIAGVAVPSASSTRAILPGQPYEPPPPHPARRAPPDRFQADPSKGPFSLSLAIEDHYGPVARERLLVDRRREASRAIYAARKRLEGALVKIESEEKRAKGADELRHLGDLLLPVASRIPRGARSFACTDYTEEGPVEVHVPLRPELSPRDNVDRYYKEYRRMKGARERIAARREELSERVLHLGALAERLAAAESESLIDELSREAAAAGARPRAKGRKEREEKRPPYRGYVSASGRPIWVGRGAKANDELTFHVARGNDLWLHARGVPGAHVVVPLGKSAAPDEQTLLDACALATHFSNARGEAVAEIAHTRVRHVRKPKGSAPGAVLYVQEKALPYRHDPERLARLLTQEPD comes from the coding sequence ATGTCTCTCTCCGCGTCCGAGCTGGCGGCGGTCGTCGCCGAGCTCCAGCCCTTCGCCGGCGGCACCATTCAGAAGATCTGGGCGGCTACGCCTCGTACCGTCGTCTTCGAGCTCCGCGTCCCCGGCGAGACCCACCAGCTCCTCGTCAGCGCCGATCCGGACGAGACCCGGCTGCATGGGGTGCTCGACAGGCCTCCCTCGCCGGCGTCGCCGCTGCCGATCCAGAACCTCCTGCGCGCCCGCCTGCTCCCTTCCCGCCTCGTCGCGATCGAGGCCGTTCCGGACGAGCGCATCGCGCGGCTGCGCTTCGAGACGCCGGGCGGCGAGATGCACCTCGAGGCGGAGCTCACCGGCCGCCACGGCAATCTGATCCTCGTCGGCGCCGATGGCCGAATCGCCGGCGTCGCGGTGCCGAGCGCGTCGTCGACCCGCGCGATCCTCCCCGGCCAGCCGTACGAGCCGCCACCGCCGCATCCGGCTCGGCGCGCTCCTCCCGATCGCTTCCAGGCCGACCCCTCCAAGGGTCCCTTCTCGCTCTCCCTGGCGATCGAGGACCACTACGGCCCGGTTGCGCGGGAGCGCCTCCTCGTCGACCGGCGCCGGGAGGCGTCTCGCGCGATCTACGCCGCGCGCAAGCGCCTCGAGGGCGCCCTCGTCAAGATCGAGTCGGAGGAGAAGCGCGCGAAGGGCGCGGACGAGCTGCGCCACCTCGGCGATCTCCTGCTTCCCGTCGCGTCCCGGATCCCTCGCGGCGCCCGGAGCTTCGCGTGTACGGATTACACCGAAGAGGGCCCGGTCGAGGTGCACGTGCCGCTGAGGCCGGAGCTCTCCCCACGCGACAATGTCGACCGCTACTACAAGGAATACCGCCGAATGAAGGGCGCGCGGGAGCGGATCGCGGCGAGGCGGGAGGAGCTCTCCGAGCGCGTGCTCCACCTCGGCGCCCTCGCCGAGAGGCTCGCCGCCGCCGAGAGCGAGTCGCTCATCGACGAGCTCTCCCGGGAGGCCGCGGCGGCGGGCGCGCGGCCGCGGGCGAAGGGGCGCAAGGAGCGCGAGGAGAAGCGGCCGCCCTACCGTGGCTACGTCTCTGCCAGCGGGCGGCCGATCTGGGTGGGGCGGGGCGCCAAGGCGAACGACGAGCTCACCTTCCACGTCGCCCGCGGCAACGACCTCTGGCTCCACGCCCGCGGCGTGCCGGGCGCCCACGTGGTGGTCCCCCTCGGCAAGAGCGCGGCGCCGGACGAGCAGACGCTCCTCGATGCCTGCGCCCTCGCCACGCACTTCAGCAACGCACGCGGGGAGGCGGTGGCCGAAATCGCTCACACCCGCGTGCGCCACGTGCGCAAGCCGAAGGGCAGCGCGCCCGGGGCCGTGCTCTACGTCCAGGAGAAGGCGCTGCCCTACCGCCACGATCCGGAGAGGCTCGCGCGCCTCCTTACGCAGGAGCCCGACTGA
- a CDS encoding DUF6918 family protein, protein MGRLLDALLSPGKKDEVIRDAARLIDEEVDAKGGLGGLALKGAYKLVTTAKQNFVGNTLERLLPDFASRLEPLYEERQRTATNEPMERFFTVRAGDVADALLAITDERAARTDRGAARSAYEKLRPAARRHVAEAAPKLGRLLDRHL, encoded by the coding sequence ATGGGACGGTTGTTGGATGCACTCCTTTCTCCCGGAAAGAAGGACGAGGTGATTCGGGACGCAGCCCGACTCATCGACGAGGAGGTCGACGCCAAGGGCGGCCTCGGAGGTCTCGCGCTCAAGGGGGCGTACAAGCTGGTGACGACCGCGAAGCAGAACTTCGTCGGCAATACCCTCGAGCGCCTCCTGCCGGACTTCGCGTCACGCCTCGAGCCCCTCTACGAGGAGCGCCAGCGGACCGCGACCAACGAACCGATGGAGCGCTTCTTCACCGTGCGTGCTGGGGACGTCGCCGACGCGCTCCTCGCGATCACGGACGAGCGTGCGGCGAGGACGGATCGGGGCGCGGCTCGATCGGCGTACGAGAAGCTGCGGCCCGCTGCCAGGCGCCACGTCGCGGAGGCGGCCCCCAAGCTCGGGCGCCTCCTCGACCGGCATCTGTGA
- a CDS encoding MotA/TolQ/ExbB proton channel family protein, which yields MRLTDGVFQLFTSVGAEWVLWLLAGLSVASVMLIIERLLFFSRNRLPDAGDLLPLLAAGKFDEVRAAVAGRTGLEAEVLAAALAEAVNGPDSVEEVIAGAIMRHRQPYERYLSFLGTLGNNAPFIGLFGTVIGIIDAFAKLAVGTAAAKGAGASAVMSGISEALVATAVGIFVAIPAVVAFNAYNRWLKTITARTNALGHAVVAYLKREER from the coding sequence ATGAGGCTCACCGACGGCGTCTTCCAGCTCTTCACCTCCGTAGGAGCCGAGTGGGTCCTCTGGCTGCTCGCGGGCCTGTCGGTCGCGTCCGTGATGCTCATCATCGAACGCCTCCTCTTCTTCTCGCGCAACCGGCTCCCCGACGCGGGAGACCTCCTCCCGCTGCTCGCCGCCGGCAAGTTCGACGAGGTCCGGGCCGCAGTCGCGGGTCGCACGGGCCTCGAGGCCGAGGTCCTCGCCGCAGCGCTCGCCGAAGCCGTCAACGGTCCGGACTCGGTCGAAGAGGTGATCGCCGGCGCGATCATGCGGCACCGCCAGCCCTACGAGCGCTACCTCTCGTTCCTCGGCACCCTCGGCAACAACGCGCCCTTCATCGGCCTCTTCGGGACCGTGATCGGCATCATCGACGCCTTCGCGAAGCTCGCGGTGGGGACCGCCGCCGCCAAGGGAGCGGGCGCGTCCGCGGTGATGTCCGGGATCTCCGAGGCGCTGGTGGCGACGGCGGTCGGCATCTTCGTGGCGATCCCCGCCGTGGTGGCCTTCAACGCCTACAACCGCTGGCTCAAGACGATCACCGCCCGCACGAACGCCCTCGGTCACGCCGTGGTGGCGTACCTCAAGCGGGAGGAGCGGTAG
- a CDS encoding ExbD/TolR family protein, whose product MAGGAQDPDEEMISGINVTPLVDITLVLLIIFMVTATYIVRETIEVDLPRAASGGETVGTTLNLVLDKEGKLYVDGAEATADAARDAVRAAVAKDPDSRAIISADKSVSHGQVVELIDLVKTQGLTKFAINIEKDAASEATP is encoded by the coding sequence ATGGCCGGCGGAGCCCAGGATCCCGACGAGGAGATGATCTCGGGGATCAACGTCACGCCCCTCGTCGACATCACGCTCGTGCTGCTGATCATCTTCATGGTCACGGCGACCTACATCGTCCGCGAGACGATCGAGGTGGATCTGCCCCGCGCCGCGTCCGGCGGCGAGACCGTCGGCACCACGCTGAACCTGGTGCTCGACAAGGAGGGCAAGCTCTACGTCGACGGCGCGGAGGCCACCGCCGACGCGGCCCGCGACGCCGTGCGCGCGGCGGTCGCGAAGGATCCCGACTCGAGGGCGATCATCAGCGCCGACAAGAGCGTGTCCCACGGGCAGGTGGTGGAGCTCATCGACCTGGTCAAGACCCAGGGCCTGACCAAGTTCGCGATCAACATCGAGAAGGACGCAGCGTCCGAGGCAACACCCTAA
- a CDS encoding energy transducer TonB, protein MLVVVLGSSRPPKAKPASEPVEFEVVRTEPPPPPPAPEPEPEPPPVPVQPKPVPKQIARAEPTPKPATPQPPPPPNTPPPPADAPPQPVRIGVSLSSTTDGGGFAVGSGNSLYGKTADKAGDPAQARPHGGGEGPKAPFVPASQLTTLPEIKGARPQPTYPERARREGIEGKVVLQVRIDETGAIASIRVIKSLGEDFDRAALEAMRKARFSPALSRGEPVATEIRYTMTFELE, encoded by the coding sequence GTGTTGGTCGTCGTGCTCGGGAGCTCCCGCCCGCCGAAGGCGAAACCCGCGAGCGAGCCGGTGGAGTTCGAGGTGGTGCGCACGGAGCCGCCGCCGCCCCCGCCCGCTCCGGAGCCCGAGCCGGAGCCGCCCCCCGTCCCGGTTCAGCCCAAGCCCGTGCCGAAGCAGATCGCACGGGCGGAGCCGACGCCGAAGCCTGCGACGCCACAGCCTCCACCCCCGCCGAACACCCCGCCGCCTCCTGCCGACGCGCCGCCCCAGCCCGTCCGGATCGGCGTCTCGCTCTCCTCCACTACCGATGGCGGGGGCTTTGCGGTGGGATCCGGCAACAGCCTCTACGGCAAGACCGCCGACAAGGCGGGCGATCCTGCCCAGGCGCGTCCCCACGGCGGCGGCGAGGGCCCCAAGGCGCCGTTCGTTCCCGCGTCGCAGCTCACCACCCTCCCGGAGATCAAGGGGGCCAGACCGCAGCCAACCTACCCGGAGCGAGCGCGTCGCGAAGGCATCGAGGGCAAGGTGGTCCTCCAGGTGCGCATCGACGAGACGGGGGCGATTGCGTCGATCCGAGTGATTAAGTCTCTCGGCGAGGACTTCGATCGTGCGGCGCTCGAGGCCATGCGCAAGGCTCGTTTCTCGCCGGCGCTCTCGCGGGGCGAGCCAGTGGCAACCGAGATCCGCTACACGATGACCTTCGAGCTCGAGTGA
- a CDS encoding TonB-dependent receptor, producing MVEAEYPPEAKAEGLTGVVVLEVDIGEDGAVMDAQVTEPAGHGFDEAALEAVRKFRFSPAEIDGQPAAVRIEYRYHFFFRPPPETPADASPDGEAAPAVVNLQGLVLERGTRKPIAGATVDVADGAIVVYTDDKGHFEAAGVPLGEVKVVVVETGHERFETTENIEAGQVTEVKYYVYRAALSPFESVITGRRERKEVSTVAISVGELQKLPGVSGDAVKVVQNLPGIARVPFGSGRLVVRGGNPNDTRTYIDGQYVPTLFHFGGITSVYASELVQQVEFEPGNFGARYGRATAGRIELVTRPASPDRLHLLADVDLYNATGLAEGPVSDDVSVAVAARRSYVDAVIAGAASAAPNTFDGIGFSIAPRFYDYQGKIDYKLDERNSVRFDVFGSSDALALTGIDTGGVEGITAVSTTTAFTRVGLTWDHRINSQTRTRVQIFPGFDHFDFDLEPITFQMDQTSLGARVEGFHVLAPNLEAGVGLDLLFTRSVLSGLLPNEPPPGQIPPPDFRQDLVPLRYDVVVSQPAIWTEAIWQPVEGLKLVPGLRLDYDSLLQSGWFDPRFAARWAVAEDTILKGGVGLYHQPPQPQFVTEELGNPAVKEEGATQYSVGVEQRLLGPLGLDLQIYYKDLFNLVIPSARVIERNGEQVPERYANEGTGRAYGAELLLRYDSDGRFFGWIAYSLARSVRDQQEAGTNLGEVTTLDQPHNFVAVGSLELPEIWRGLSFGFRMRYTTGNPRREIGGSFYDADTDDYRRYSLPFGDARFPAFFQLDLRLDKAWTYEGSVLTAYIDVQNVTNRKNAEAINYNFDFSRWAYSPGLPLFPSFGVRYAY from the coding sequence ATGGTCGAGGCCGAATACCCGCCCGAGGCGAAGGCCGAGGGGCTCACGGGAGTCGTCGTCCTCGAAGTGGACATCGGCGAGGACGGCGCGGTGATGGACGCGCAGGTGACCGAGCCTGCGGGCCACGGCTTCGACGAGGCCGCGCTGGAGGCCGTGCGCAAGTTCCGGTTCTCTCCAGCCGAGATCGACGGGCAGCCCGCCGCGGTGCGGATCGAGTACCGCTACCATTTCTTCTTCCGGCCGCCGCCCGAGACCCCGGCAGACGCGTCACCGGATGGGGAAGCGGCGCCCGCCGTGGTCAACCTGCAGGGCCTGGTCCTCGAGCGCGGCACGCGCAAGCCCATCGCCGGCGCTACCGTCGACGTCGCCGACGGCGCGATCGTCGTCTACACGGACGACAAGGGGCACTTCGAGGCCGCCGGCGTGCCGTTGGGCGAGGTGAAGGTGGTCGTCGTCGAGACGGGACACGAGCGCTTCGAGACCACCGAGAACATCGAGGCCGGCCAGGTCACCGAGGTGAAGTACTACGTGTACCGCGCCGCCTTGTCGCCCTTCGAGTCGGTGATCACCGGCCGCCGCGAGCGCAAGGAGGTCTCGACCGTCGCGATCTCGGTGGGCGAGCTCCAGAAGCTCCCGGGCGTGTCGGGCGACGCGGTCAAGGTGGTGCAGAACCTACCCGGCATCGCGCGGGTGCCCTTCGGCAGCGGCCGCCTGGTGGTGCGCGGCGGCAACCCGAACGACACGCGCACGTACATCGACGGCCAGTACGTCCCCACCCTCTTCCACTTCGGCGGCATCACCAGCGTCTACGCAAGCGAGCTCGTCCAGCAGGTGGAGTTCGAGCCGGGGAACTTCGGCGCCCGCTACGGCCGCGCCACGGCGGGCCGCATCGAGCTCGTCACCCGGCCGGCCTCGCCCGACCGACTGCACCTCCTCGCCGACGTCGATCTCTACAACGCCACCGGCCTCGCCGAAGGGCCCGTCTCCGACGACGTCTCGGTGGCGGTCGCGGCAAGGCGCTCGTACGTCGACGCGGTGATCGCCGGCGCCGCCAGCGCAGCGCCCAACACCTTCGACGGGATCGGCTTCTCGATCGCGCCCCGCTTCTACGATTACCAGGGCAAGATCGACTACAAGCTCGACGAGAGGAACTCGGTCCGCTTCGACGTCTTCGGATCCTCGGACGCGCTCGCGCTCACGGGCATCGACACCGGCGGCGTCGAGGGGATCACCGCAGTGAGCACCACCACCGCATTCACCCGGGTGGGCCTCACCTGGGACCACCGGATCAACTCGCAGACCCGCACCCGCGTCCAGATCTTCCCGGGCTTCGACCACTTCGACTTCGACCTGGAGCCGATCACCTTCCAGATGGATCAGACCTCCCTCGGCGCCAGGGTCGAGGGATTCCATGTGCTCGCCCCAAACCTCGAGGCCGGCGTCGGGCTCGACCTGCTCTTCACGCGGAGCGTGCTCTCCGGCCTGCTCCCCAACGAGCCGCCGCCGGGCCAGATCCCCCCGCCGGACTTCCGGCAGGACCTCGTCCCGCTCCGGTACGACGTCGTCGTCTCCCAGCCGGCGATCTGGACGGAGGCGATCTGGCAGCCCGTGGAAGGGCTCAAGCTCGTGCCCGGGCTCCGCCTCGACTACGACTCGCTGCTCCAGTCGGGGTGGTTCGATCCACGCTTCGCCGCCCGCTGGGCGGTTGCGGAGGACACCATCCTGAAGGGTGGCGTCGGCCTCTATCACCAGCCGCCCCAGCCTCAGTTCGTTACAGAGGAGCTCGGGAACCCTGCCGTGAAGGAGGAGGGCGCGACCCAGTACTCCGTCGGGGTCGAACAGCGCCTTCTCGGTCCCCTCGGCCTGGACCTCCAGATCTACTACAAGGACCTCTTCAACCTGGTGATCCCGTCGGCACGGGTGATCGAGCGCAACGGCGAGCAGGTGCCGGAGCGCTACGCCAACGAGGGCACCGGCCGCGCCTACGGCGCCGAGCTCCTCCTCCGCTACGATTCCGACGGACGGTTCTTCGGGTGGATCGCCTACTCGCTCGCTCGCAGCGTGCGCGACCAGCAGGAAGCGGGCACGAACCTGGGCGAGGTGACGACCCTCGACCAGCCCCACAACTTCGTGGCGGTGGGATCTCTCGAGCTCCCGGAGATCTGGCGGGGGCTCTCGTTCGGCTTCCGGATGCGCTACACCACCGGCAACCCGCGGCGGGAGATCGGGGGCTCCTTCTACGACGCCGACACCGACGACTACCGCCGCTACTCGCTCCCCTTCGGGGACGCGCGATTTCCGGCGTTCTTCCAGCTCGATCTGCGCCTGGACAAGGCCTGGACCTACGAGGGCTCGGTGCTCACCGCGTACATCGACGTCCAGAACGTGACCAACCGGAAGAACGCCGAAGCCATCAACTACAACTTCGACTTCAGCCGGTGGGCCTACAGCCCGGGGCTGCCCCTCTTCCCCTCGTTCGGAGTGCGCTATGCGTATTGA
- a CDS encoding ROK family protein: protein MSQAGERLALGCDLGATNLRVAVVDARGTVLSSVRRKLDDRTPSVVAEELAFGAKEALALLGKDLDAVSGLGVGVAGQVAGDSGIVLVGPNLGWTDVRFGALVERAFGRRPRVVNDLSAAAWGERSVGAARGASHVLLVFAGSGVGSGMILGGELYEGAGGIAGELGHVKVVPAGGRPCGCGQRGCLEAYVSGHNLAQRIRELAREGKARAIVRAAGGEPDRIGGPCLEQAAEEGDPEAIELRDEVAQLLGVAIANAVTILNPQKLILGGGVLAGMKGLKLRVREWILRAGGKAQVEQLSILDPALGDDSGVIGAGLLGLHAAR, encoded by the coding sequence ATGTCCCAGGCGGGAGAACGCCTTGCGCTCGGCTGCGATCTGGGCGCGACGAACCTGCGGGTGGCGGTGGTGGACGCCCGCGGGACCGTGCTCTCGTCGGTGCGCCGCAAGCTCGACGACCGGACCCCCTCGGTGGTGGCGGAGGAGCTCGCCTTCGGCGCGAAGGAGGCCCTGGCGCTCCTGGGCAAGGACCTCGACGCCGTCTCCGGCTTGGGCGTCGGGGTCGCCGGGCAGGTCGCGGGCGACAGCGGGATCGTGCTGGTCGGCCCCAACCTCGGCTGGACCGACGTGCGCTTCGGCGCGCTGGTGGAGCGCGCCTTCGGGCGTCGGCCCCGCGTCGTCAACGACCTCTCCGCCGCCGCCTGGGGCGAGCGCTCGGTGGGCGCCGCGCGCGGCGCGAGCCACGTGCTCCTGGTCTTCGCCGGGAGCGGCGTGGGCAGCGGCATGATCCTGGGCGGCGAGCTCTACGAGGGCGCGGGCGGGATCGCCGGAGAGCTCGGGCACGTCAAGGTCGTCCCGGCCGGCGGACGGCCCTGCGGCTGCGGGCAGCGCGGCTGCCTCGAGGCCTACGTCAGCGGCCACAACCTCGCGCAGCGGATCCGCGAGCTCGCCCGGGAGGGAAAGGCGCGGGCGATCGTCCGGGCCGCCGGGGGCGAGCCCGATCGGATCGGCGGGCCCTGTCTCGAGCAGGCGGCGGAGGAGGGCGATCCGGAGGCGATCGAGCTCCGGGACGAGGTGGCGCAGCTCCTCGGCGTCGCGATCGCGAACGCGGTGACGATCCTGAACCCGCAGAAGCTGATCCTCGGCGGAGGCGTGCTCGCGGGGATGAAGGGGCTGAAGCTCCGGGTGCGCGAGTGGATCCTGCGGGCAGGCGGAAAGGCCCAGGTGGAGCAGCTCTCGATCCTGGATCCGGCGCTCGGGGACGACTCCGGCGTGATCGGGGCCGGCCTCCTGGGGCTCCACGCAGCGCGCTGA
- a CDS encoding phosphomannomutase/phosphoglucomutase yields MGSVQPHIFREYDIRGLVGDDLNDESVALIAKGFARMLRNAGGSKVVLGRDSRLSSTRFRSVIAEALNGCGVDVVDIGVVPTPLSYYAAHTLDVDGLVMITGSHNPPEYNGLKIGVGKSTLHGSQIQDLRRLVEAGDFPTGSGKTTQVDVLADYTMRVLGGLNMGPRKLKVVVDAGNGVGGFVGAPLYRAMGMEVDGLFLEPDGNFPNHHPDPTVEANLADLRKRVLETGADLGIAFDGDADRVGVVDEKGGILWGDQLMILYSREVLKSEPGAAIIGEVKCSQTMYDEIERLGGKPVMWKAGHSLIKAKMKETRAALAGEMSGHIFFQNRWFGFDDGVYAGARLLEILSHETRPLSELLADVPKTFASPEIRRDAGTEERKFALVRAATEHFRGAGNKVIDVDGVRVVFDDGFGLVRASNTQPILVLRFEAKTRERLEEIEGLFENTLARLEQELA; encoded by the coding sequence ATGGGGAGCGTTCAGCCGCACATCTTCAGGGAATACGACATCCGCGGTCTCGTCGGCGATGACCTCAACGACGAGAGCGTGGCGCTGATCGCCAAGGGCTTCGCCCGGATGCTGCGGAATGCAGGCGGGAGCAAGGTCGTCCTCGGCAGGGACAGCCGGCTCTCCTCGACCCGGTTCCGCTCGGTCATCGCCGAGGCGCTGAACGGCTGCGGCGTCGACGTGGTGGACATCGGCGTGGTCCCGACGCCGCTCAGCTACTACGCCGCCCACACGCTGGACGTCGACGGGCTGGTGATGATCACCGGCTCCCACAACCCGCCCGAGTATAACGGCCTCAAGATCGGCGTCGGCAAGTCCACCCTCCATGGCTCGCAGATCCAGGACCTCCGGCGCCTGGTCGAGGCCGGGGACTTCCCGACGGGATCGGGCAAGACCACGCAGGTCGACGTGCTGGCCGACTACACCATGCGCGTGCTCGGTGGCCTGAACATGGGGCCGCGCAAGCTAAAGGTGGTGGTGGACGCGGGCAACGGCGTGGGCGGCTTCGTCGGCGCGCCCCTCTACCGCGCGATGGGCATGGAGGTGGACGGCCTCTTCCTCGAGCCCGACGGCAACTTCCCCAACCACCATCCGGATCCTACCGTCGAAGCCAACCTCGCCGACCTGCGCAAGCGGGTCCTCGAGACCGGCGCGGACCTCGGGATCGCCTTCGACGGCGACGCCGATCGGGTCGGCGTGGTGGACGAGAAGGGCGGCATCCTCTGGGGCGATCAGCTCATGATCCTCTACAGCCGCGAGGTGCTGAAGTCCGAGCCCGGCGCGGCGATCATCGGCGAGGTGAAGTGCTCGCAGACGATGTACGACGAGATCGAGCGCCTCGGTGGCAAGCCCGTGATGTGGAAGGCCGGCCACTCGCTGATCAAGGCGAAGATGAAGGAGACCCGCGCCGCCCTCGCCGGTGAGATGAGCGGGCACATCTTCTTCCAGAACCGCTGGTTCGGCTTCGACGACGGCGTCTACGCCGGTGCGCGCCTGCTGGAGATCCTTAGCCACGAGACGCGCCCCCTCTCCGAGCTCCTCGCGGACGTCCCCAAGACCTTCGCGTCGCCGGAGATCCGCCGCGACGCCGGCACGGAGGAGCGGAAGTTCGCGCTCGTGCGGGCGGCCACCGAGCACTTCCGCGGTGCGGGAAACAAGGTGATCGACGTCGACGGCGTCCGCGTCGTCTTCGACGACGGCTTCGGCCTGGTGCGCGCGTCCAACACCCAGCCGATCCTGGTGCTGCGCTTCGAGGCCAAGACCCGGGAGCGCCTGGAGGAGATCGAGGGCCTCTTCGAGAACACCCTCGCGCGCCTGGAGCAGGAGCTGGCCTAG